caaaaaaagtattttttccTAAGAATGCATAGTACAAACGCAGATGCTTACAACGGGCGCACTCATTTATGAACGCACATACGTACATGCATCCTATTAGGCTATTCCTATGAGTACTTTTCAAAAAACTAGTCCAACATATCTTAATATTGACGACATTATTGTATACGTCTTGCTACTGAAataataattagccataaatacaAGCACCCGATAAGAACTTGAACCCAAGTAGGCTCAGTTAGGGATGAAATAGAGTGGATACGGACGaataatgctcataccatattcgttttcatttttttttgccagatACAAAAACAAATACATACGAATAGCTCtgatacggaaacaaatacgaATTATCTTGAATATGAATAAGGACTGActatgatcggacacgaatacggaaatatttttttcttggaacACGAAAACCACCTCAAcctctaatagaaacaaatatctccatatataattagctcgttttatataaaatatagtataatttataaaaatatttaaaaattaaaataatattaatagtgtgaACTAGTGTTAAGAGACTACTACCATTAAAGGTCATAGAGTTATAAACAAATTGGGTATGTTTTATGACTTAGGCGGATATCCGTTAGAAACCCTGATACCATATTCATATTCGTATCCAAgagaaaatatccgtattcgtatccaagagaaaatatccgtattcgtatccaTATCCTAATTATATGATAATTATCCACTCCGAAAGGTAATCCGTATTCTTTTTCATCCCTAGACTCAGTTGACATCCACTTCACTTTAACCATTTAAAAGTTATTAATGGTCCAAGTGAAAACAGTAAGAGTCAGTAGTGATAAGGTAAATGAAGACGGATTTAATAATATAACTTCCTATAGGTTTAATTTGACGAGTAAATTAAAGAACCGTGATGGCACCGGCACCACTCCCTCGCCATCATCTTGTGTTACGCCACTATATGGTCAAGCTTGTGCGTCATTGATCAATCATGGGGACAAGGGTGTGATGACCATTACACAAGAAACAACAAGAGGTGGGGGGTCCATTGACGTACGACAATGTTGCCATGTTGTGTGATCTCGGAGATGGATTTTTATTTCTCGCGAGTATATTCACctaaatagatttttttaaatttatttatagaaCACATTAATATGGGATATATCGCTTTACAATGTACATTAttaaattcgacttctacaagttataaaaactaaattaaactgaaactaattaatattataacctatagaagtcgaatttgaatatgcatatttgtggagtgatatatctcatattcatctatcttgttaatttctttaaaaatattGATATCTATTTAGGTGACATATAAGAGATGAGCGACGCCTGTTTGAGGGATGAAAACACTTTTATGTGTGATCTCCATTGTGTTATTTATTTCTTTCCCGGAGAAATAGAGGTACATAAAGATGGAAAAACATGAGCCTAATATGTAGCCTATTTCCTCGGtaaactttctttttttaaaatatcttTGCGAAAGATACATTACAATTCAGTTAAAAAGAGTTTTGGTAGAACGCGAGCGTAACTTAACTGATTAGGTTTCTTGTGATAAAACAAGCCCACTTGACTCTAAGTCCTAGACTTGACACCAATActcgcatttacggctaattattctttatgGCAGATGACATATCTATCGACAATAAGGCACCAATGGTGATTTCGTCAATTTTATGATGCCGGCTCAATTTTCTGGAGATGCTTACATGAATAGGACGTGCGTGTGTGCGTATGTTGTGAGCACCTGTGTTTATattgtttttctaaaaaagaaaaaaagagaaaagattttttttgccaaaataaattctatataaaagttatttaaaaattttgaataaatccatttttaagtttataattattaatccttaattaattatatgataataattttttattttacgtGCGCTAAAAAAATGGATCCAAAAGAGAGGTGATAGAACGACGCAGCCTAGTATGAAAATCACACATGTTAAGTCCATTCCAAGAAAGCAATGTGTATAGAGATGCAGCCTCAAAAAGCCCCCTGACTCTCCACACTCTTTTCACCCTCCTTACTTctctataaataaataatagtacCACCTCGCTAACCAAACACACACCAACCCAACCCGAGCCCCCCAAGCGCAGCCATGGTGTTCGACGCGGGCACCggcagcagtggcggcggctcgccggcggcgccctccccgccgccgccgtggcagaACCCTCTCCGCGTGATCCTGACGGCGGCGTTCGCGCGGCAGGTGGCGGTGGGGCGGTGGTTCACGGTGTTCGCGAGCCTGCTGATCCTGACGGCGTCGGGCGCGACGTACATCTTCGGCATCTACTCGCCGGCGCTCAAGGCGTCGCTCGGCTACGACCAGCACACGCTCAACACCGTCTCCTTCTTCAAGGACCTCGGCGCCAACCTCGGCGTGCTCTCCGGCCTCATCAACGAGGTCACGCCGCCGTGGGTGGTGctcgccatcggcgccgccatGAACCTCTCCGGCTACCTCATGGTCTACCTCGCCGTggccgggcgcacggcggcgccgcccgtgTGGCTGGTGTGCCTGTACGTGTTCGTCGGCGCCAACTCGCAGTCGTTCGCCAACACCGGCGCGCTCGTCACCTGCGTCAAGAACTTCCCGGAGAGCCGCGGCGTCGTGCTCGGGATACTCAAGGGGTTCGTGGGGCTCAGCGGCGCCGTGTACACGCAGCTGTACCTGGCGTTCTACGGCGACGACGCCAAGTCGCTGATCCTGCTCATCGcgtggctgccggcggcggtgtcggTGGTGTTCGTCCACACGGTGCGGATCATGCCgtacccgcgccgccgcggcgggcagGAGACCAGCGTCGACCCCTTCTTCTGCTTCCTCTACATCTCCATCGGCCTCGCCGCCTACCTCCTCGTCATGATCGTCGTGCAGCGGCAGTTCGCCTTCTCCCGCACCGCCtactcctgcgccgccgccgcgctcctcaTCGTCCTCTTCCTCCCGCTCTGCGTCGTCATCAAGCAGGAGTTCAAGATCCACCGCGAGcgcctcgagctcgccgccgccgccccgccgccgcacaCCATCACCGTCCTCGAAATGTCGAAAGAGACGGAGCGGTCGCCGCGGCCTTcatccccggcgccggcggagacgTCGTGGGTGAAGGGCATgttccggccgccggcgaggggggAGGACTACACGATACTGCAGGCGCTGGTGAGCGTGGACATGGCGGTGCTGTTCGTGGCGACGATCTGCGGCGTGGGCGGGACGCTGACGGCCATCGACAACATGGGGCAGATCGGGCAGTCGCTGGGGTACCCGGCGAGGAGCACCAACACCTTCGTCTCCCTCATCAGCATCTGGAACTacgccggccgcgtcgccgccggcttcgCCTCGGAGGCGTTCGTCGAGCGGTGGCGCCTCCCGCGGCCGCTGGTGCTCAccggcatcctcctcctcgcctgcgccggccacctcctcatCGCGCTCGGCGTCCCGCGCGCGCTCtacgccgcctccgtcatcatcGGCTTCTGCTTTGGCGCGCAGTGGCCGCTCGTGTTCGCCATCATCTCCGAGGTGTTCGGCCTCAAGTACTACTCCACGCTCTACAACTTCGGCGGCATGGCGAGCCCCGTCGGCTCCTACATCCTCAACGTCCTCGTCGCCGGGAGGCTCTACGACGCGGAGGCGGGCAGGCAGCccggcgccggcctcgccgccggcgccggccgcgacaAGGTGTGCCTCGGCGTCGACTGCTTC
The window above is part of the Oryza sativa Japonica Group chromosome 7, ASM3414082v1 genome. Proteins encoded here:
- the LOC4342602 gene encoding protein NUCLEAR FUSION DEFECTIVE 4, with amino-acid sequence MVFDAGTGSSGGGSPAAPSPPPPWQNPLRVILTAAFARQVAVGRWFTVFASLLILTASGATYIFGIYSPALKASLGYDQHTLNTVSFFKDLGANLGVLSGLINEVTPPWVVLAIGAAMNLSGYLMVYLAVAGRTAAPPVWLVCLYVFVGANSQSFANTGALVTCVKNFPESRGVVLGILKGFVGLSGAVYTQLYLAFYGDDAKSLILLIAWLPAAVSVVFVHTVRIMPYPRRRGGQETSVDPFFCFLYISIGLAAYLLVMIVVQRQFAFSRTAYSCAAAALLIVLFLPLCVVIKQEFKIHRERLELAAAAPPPHTITVLEMSKETERSPRPSSPAPAETSWVKGMFRPPARGEDYTILQALVSVDMAVLFVATICGVGGTLTAIDNMGQIGQSLGYPARSTNTFVSLISIWNYAGRVAAGFASEAFVERWRLPRPLVLTGILLLACAGHLLIALGVPRALYAASVIIGFCFGAQWPLVFAIISEVFGLKYYSTLYNFGGMASPVGSYILNVLVAGRLYDAEAGRQPGAGLAAGAGRDKVCLGVDCFKKSFLIITAATVFGALVSLVLVWRTWRFYKGDIYARFRDGDGAVAGEGGDGRLPVDQRRRPPPPEEEEESTAVNGRKE